The Cottoperca gobio chromosome 22, fCotGob3.1, whole genome shotgun sequence genome contains a region encoding:
- the egln3 gene encoding prolyl hydroxylase EGLN3, producing the protein MPFIEHVSDADLECLALERVVPALQAYGFCYVDGVLGELAGDAVLEQVKEMHRSGVLQDGRLAGSVPGVHRSSIRGDKIAWVSGTERGCEAINFLLNLIDKLISVCARRLGSKTIRERSKAMVACYPGNGAGYVKHVDNPNCDGRCITCTYYLNKNWNTKEHGGVLRIFPEGKSFVADIKPLFDRLLFFWSDRRNPHEVQPSYSTRYAVTVWYFDSEERAEAKRRFRDMTASSLQQCSSSS; encoded by the exons ATGCCTTTTATCGAGCACGTATCGGACGCCGATCTGGAGTGTTTGGCGTTGGAGCGGGTCGTCCCGGCGCTGCAGGCTTATGGCTTCTGCTATGTGGACGGTGTCCTCGGGGAGCTGGCCGGGGACGCCGTGCTGGAGCAGGTGAAGGAGATGCACCGCTCCGGCGTGCTGCAGGATGGCCGGCTGGCAGGCTCCGTCCCGGGCGTCCACCGGAGCAGCATCCGCGGGGATAAGATCGCCTGGGTGAGCGGCACAGAGCGCGGGTGCGAGGCGATCAACTTCCTGCTCAACCTGATCGATAAGCTCATCTCCGTGTGCGCGAGGCGGCTCGGGAGCAAGACGATCCGGGAGAGGTCCAAG gcCATGGTGGCGTGTTACCCAGGAAACGGGGCGGGTTACGTCAAACACGTGGACAACCCGAACTGCGACGGACGCTGCATCACCTGCACCTACTACCTCAACAAGAACTGGAACACCAAG gaGCACGGAGGCGTTCTCAGGATCTTCCCGGAGGGGAAATCCTTCGTGGCCGACATCAAGCCGCTGTTCGACCGGCTGCTCTTCTTCTGGTCCGACCGCAGGAACCCACACGAGGTGCAGCCCTCCTACTCTACCAG GTACGCCGTCACAGTTTGGTATTTCGACTCGGAGGAGAGAGCCGAGGCTAAGAGACGCTTCAGAGACATGacag CCTCATCTCTGCAGcagtgcagcagctccagctga
- the sptssa gene encoding serine palmitoyltransferase small subunit A, whose translation MALSDFWKQLSWFYYQYILVTALYMLEPWERMVFNSLLVSVAGMAVYTGYVFMPQHIMAILHYFEVVQ comes from the exons ATGGCCCTGAGTGACTTTTGGAAGCAGTTATCATGGTTTTACTACCAGTATATTCTTGTGACGGCGCTGTACATGCTGGAGCCCTGGGAGAGGATGGTGTTCA ACTCCCTGTTGGTCTCTGTGGCCGGCATGGCTGTTTACACCGGCTACGTCTTCATGCCGCAGCACATCATGGCTATCCTACACTACTTCGAGGTCGTCCAATGA
- the eapp gene encoding E2F-associated phosphoprotein isoform X2, with the protein MDKLNKPQEFDSYEIEEPSDEDRAESSSEDELDVLLNGTPEQKKKLIREYLTGESESSSGDEFEKEMEAELSTTIKTIEGTWTPSTAETSGGVGGGGGGGAPGAPPGLPNPEMYDDVYFDSDSEGEDMPSSSTGRKRRQRAVLTNDELLYDPDEDDRDQAWVDARRRRYNGRKCTAAGSRSQPQSLRSSDAVLNCPACMTTLCLDCQRHDKYRTQYRAMFVMNCTVKRDEVLRYKIQQEMKRRKRKRRRGQKTETPLDETPDPAPAGLVADEIYHPVWCTECSTEVAVFDKDEVYHFFNILASHC; encoded by the exons ATGGACAAACTGAACAAACCACAGGAGTTTGATTCGTATGAGATCGAGGAGCCCAGTGATGAGGACAGAGCTGAGAGCAG TTCGGAGGACGAGCTGGACGTGCTGCTAAACGGGACCccggagcagaagaagaagctgatcAGAGAGTATCTGACAGGGGAGAGTGAGTCGTCCAGCGGAGATGAGTTTgagaaggagatggaggctGAGCTCAGCACAACCATCAAGACCATCGAGGGAACCTGGACACCGTCAACAGCAG AAACCTCAGGAGGAGTTGGAGGAGGTGGCGGAGGCGGCGCCCCCGGCGCCCCCCCTGGACTTCCTAACCCTGAGATGTACGATGACGTGTACTTCGACTCTGACTCAGAGGGCGAGGACATGCCAA GCAGCTCCACTGGCCGGAAGCGGAGACAGCGGGCCGTACTGACCAATGACGAGCTGCTGTATGACCCCGACGAGGACGACAGGGACCAGGCCTGGGTGGACGCCAGGAGGAGACG GTATAACGGCAGAAAGTGTACCGCCGCAGGGTCTCGGTCGCAGCCTCAGAGTTTACGGAGCAGCGACGCCGTGCTCAACTGTCCCGCCTGCATGACGACGCTCTGCCTGGACTGTCAGAG GCACGACAAGTACCGGACGCAGTACCGAGCCATGTTCGTCATGAACTGCACGGTGAAGAGGGACGAAGTGCTGCGCTACAAAATCCAGCAGGAGATGAAacggaggaagaggaagaggaggaggggacagAAAACGGAGACTCCTCTGGACGAGACTCCGGACCCGGCGCCGGCGGGGTTGGTAGCTGATGAGATTTACCACCCTGTTTGGTGCACAGAGTGCTCCACTGAGGTGGCTGTGTTCGATAAAGACGAGGTCTACCATTTCTTCAACATCCTGGCCAGCCACTGCTGA
- the eapp gene encoding E2F-associated phosphoprotein isoform X1, with protein sequence MDKLNKPQEFDSYEIEEPSDEDRAESSSEDELDVLLNGTPEQKKKLIREYLTGESESSSGDEFEKEMEAELSTTIKTIEGTWTPSTAVETSGGVGGGGGGGAPGAPPGLPNPEMYDDVYFDSDSEGEDMPSSSTGRKRRQRAVLTNDELLYDPDEDDRDQAWVDARRRRYNGRKCTAAGSRSQPQSLRSSDAVLNCPACMTTLCLDCQRHDKYRTQYRAMFVMNCTVKRDEVLRYKIQQEMKRRKRKRRRGQKTETPLDETPDPAPAGLVADEIYHPVWCTECSTEVAVFDKDEVYHFFNILASHC encoded by the exons ATGGACAAACTGAACAAACCACAGGAGTTTGATTCGTATGAGATCGAGGAGCCCAGTGATGAGGACAGAGCTGAGAGCAG TTCGGAGGACGAGCTGGACGTGCTGCTAAACGGGACCccggagcagaagaagaagctgatcAGAGAGTATCTGACAGGGGAGAGTGAGTCGTCCAGCGGAGATGAGTTTgagaaggagatggaggctGAGCTCAGCACAACCATCAAGACCATCGAGGGAACCTGGACACCGTCAACAGCAG TAGAAACCTCAGGAGGAGTTGGAGGAGGTGGCGGAGGCGGCGCCCCCGGCGCCCCCCCTGGACTTCCTAACCCTGAGATGTACGATGACGTGTACTTCGACTCTGACTCAGAGGGCGAGGACATGCCAA GCAGCTCCACTGGCCGGAAGCGGAGACAGCGGGCCGTACTGACCAATGACGAGCTGCTGTATGACCCCGACGAGGACGACAGGGACCAGGCCTGGGTGGACGCCAGGAGGAGACG GTATAACGGCAGAAAGTGTACCGCCGCAGGGTCTCGGTCGCAGCCTCAGAGTTTACGGAGCAGCGACGCCGTGCTCAACTGTCCCGCCTGCATGACGACGCTCTGCCTGGACTGTCAGAG GCACGACAAGTACCGGACGCAGTACCGAGCCATGTTCGTCATGAACTGCACGGTGAAGAGGGACGAAGTGCTGCGCTACAAAATCCAGCAGGAGATGAAacggaggaagaggaagaggaggaggggacagAAAACGGAGACTCCTCTGGACGAGACTCCGGACCCGGCGCCGGCGGGGTTGGTAGCTGATGAGATTTACCACCCTGTTTGGTGCACAGAGTGCTCCACTGAGGTGGCTGTGTTCGATAAAGACGAGGTCTACCATTTCTTCAACATCCTGGCCAGCCACTGCTGA